From a region of the Solanum stenotomum isolate F172 chromosome 2, ASM1918654v1, whole genome shotgun sequence genome:
- the LOC125855211 gene encoding protein CELLULOSE SYNTHASE INTERACTIVE 1, with product MEPPTPHSFMKTSSRDRSSMEDPDGTLASVAQCIEQLRQNSSSMQEKENSLKQLLELIDTRENAFSAVGSHSQAVPVLVSLLRSGSLGVKMQAATVLGSLCKENELRVKVLLGGCIPPLLGLLKSSSAESQIASAKTIYAVSQGGAKDHVGSKIFSTEGVVPVLWEQLKKGLKAGNIVDDLLTGALKNLSTSTEGFWSATVQAGGVDILVKLLNNGQPSTQANVCFLLACMMMEDSSVCSRVLAAEATKQLLKLLGPGNEASVRAEAAGALKSLSAQSKDSRKEIANCNGIPALINATIAPSKEFMQGEYAQALQEHAMCALANISGGLSYVISSLGQSLESCTSPAQVADTLGALASALMIYDSKAENSRASDPLEVEETLVKQFKARLPFLVQERTIEALASLYGNSVLSSKLVNSDAKRLLVGLITMATNEVQDELIRSLLFLCKNEGSLWHALQGREGIQLLISLLGLSSEQQQECAVALLCLLSNENDESKWAITAAGGIPPLVQILETGSAKAKEDAATILGNLCNHSEDIRACVESADAVPALLWLLKNGSSNGKEIAAKTLNHLIHKSDTATISQLTALLTSDLPESKIYVLDALKSLLSVASLSDMLREGSAANDAVETMIKILSSTKEETQAKSSSALAAIFHLRKDLRESTLAVKTLWSLVKLLNAEPESILVDTSRCLAAIFLSIRESRDIAAIARDALPSLMVLAKSSVLQVAEQAVCALANLLLDPEVSEKAVPEEIILPATRVLREGTTGGRTHAAAAIARLLQFSEVNPALTDCVNRCGTVLALISFLESTGSDSVAISEALDALCFLSRLEGASGIKPAWAVLAEYPNSISPVVSCIADASSVLQDKAIEILSRLCQAQPTVLGDAIACAYGCISSVARRVICSSNAMVKIGGSALLVCAAKVNHQRVVEDLNESKSCVPLIQSFVGMLNASESLHLEDQGDKIAISISRNAEEASRKDEVKKSTLVVSGVNIAIWLLSALASHDDTSKAEIMEAGAIEVLTERISQSFTQFTQIDFKEDSSIWICGLLLAILFQDRDIIRANGTMKAIPVLANLLKSEESANRYFAAQAVASLVCNGSRGTLLSVANSGAPSGLITLLGCADEDIKDLVALSEEFALVRNPDEVALERLFRVDDIRVGATSRKAIPALVDLLKPIPDRPGAPFLALGLLIQLARDCPSNKIVMVESGALEALTKYLSLGPQDATEEAATDLLGILFTTAEICRHESAFGAVGQLIAVLRLGGRGARYSAAKALENLFSADHIRNAESARQSVQPLVEILNTGLEREQHAAIAALVRLLSENPSKALAVADVEMNAVDVLCRILASSCSMELKGDAAELCSVLFGNTRIRSTMAAARCVEPLVSLLVTEFSPAHHSVVRALDKLVDDEQLAELVAAHGAVIPLVGLLYGRNYLLHEAISRALVKLGKDRPSCKMEMVKAGVIESVLDILHEAPDFLCAAFAELLRILTNNATIAKGPSAAKVVEPLFVLLMRPEFGPDGQHSTLQVLVNILEHPQCRSDYTLTSHQAIEPLIPLLDSPASAVQQLAAELLSHLLLEEHLQKDPVIQQVIGPLVRVLGSGIPILQQRAVKALVCIALTWPNEIAKEGGVNELSKVIMNADPSLPHALWESAAVVLSSILQFSSEFFLEVPVVVLVRLLRSGSEGTVLGALNALLVLETDDSTSAGAMAESGAIESLLELLRCHLCEETAARLLEVLLNNVKIRETKATKSAIVPLSQYLLDPQTQGQQARLLATLALGDLFQNEALARSSDAVSACRALVNLLEDQPTEEMKVVAICALQNLVMYSRSNKRAVAEAGGVQVVLDLIGSSETDTSVQAAMFVKLLFSNNTIQEYASSETVRAITAAIEKDLWASGTVNEEYLKALNALFGNFPRLRATEPATLSIPHLVTSLKTGSEATQEAALDALFFLRQAWSACPAEVSRAQSIAAADAIPLLQYLIQSGPPRFQEKSEFLLQCLPGTLVVIIKRGNNMRQSVGNPSVFCKLTLGNTPPRQTKVVSTGPNPEFDESFSWSFESPPKGQKLHISCKNKSKMGKSSFGKVTIQIDRVVMLGAVAGEYTLLPESKSGPSRNLEIEFQWSNKQQME from the exons ATGGAGCCTCCAACTCCGCATTCATTTATGAAAACATCTTCAAG AGATCGTAGTAGCATGGAGGATCCAGATGGGACATTAGCAAGTGTTGCACAATGCATTGAGCAATTACGGCAGAATTCCTCATCcatgcaagaaaaagaaaattcactTAAGCAATTGCTGGAGCTTATTGATACACGAGAAAACGCATTTAGTGCTGTTGGCTCACATTCACAAGCTGTTCCAGTACTTGTTTCTTTACTTCGTTCTGGATCACTTGGGGTAAAGATGCAGGCTGCTACAGTTTTGGGTTCTCTGTGTAAAGAGAATGAACTGCGAGTGAAAGTGCTACTAGGAGGCTGCATACCGCCTCTCCTTGGTCTTCTCAAGTCAAGCTCAGCCGAAAGTCAGATTGCATCAGCAAAAACTATATATGCTGTGTCTCAAGGTGGTGCAAAAGATCATGTTggctcaaaaatattttcaactgaAGGAGTTGTGCCAGTATTATGGGAGCAATTAAAAAAGGGACTAAAAGCTGGAAATATAGTTGACGACTTACTAACAGGAGCTTTAAAAAACCTCTCAACCAGCACTGAGGGCTTCTGGTCTGCAACAGTACAAGCTGGAGGAGTGGATATACTTGTTAAACTACTGAATAATGGACAGCCAAGTACTCAGGCAAATGTCTGCTTTCTCCTTGCTTGTATGATGATGGAGGATTCTTCTGtttgttcaagagtcttagcTGCAGAGGCCACCAAGCAACTTCTTAAACTACTTGGACCTGGCAATGAAGCCTCAGTTAGAGCAGAAGCTGCAGGCGCTCTTAAATCTCTTTCTGCCCAAAGCAAAGATTCCAGGAAGGAAATAGCAAATTGTAATGGTATTCCTGCTTTGATAAATGCTACCATAGCTCCTTCAAAAGAATTCATGCAGGGTGAGTACGCCCAAGCTTTGCAGGAGCATGCAATGTGTGCGCTTGCAAATATTTCTGGAGGTTTGTCATATGTCATTTCAAGTCTTGGTCAAAGCCTTGAATCTTGCACCTCACCTGCACAAGTAGCTGATACATTGGGGGCTTTAGCTTCAGCTCTCATGATATATGATAGCAAAGCAGAAAATTCAAGAGCATCAGATCCTTTGGAAGTGGAAGAAACACTGGTTAAGCAATTTAAGGCCCGCTTACCCTTTCTAGTGCAGGAGCGTACTATTGAAGCACTTGCCAGTTTGTATGGGAATTCTGTACTGTCTAGCAAACTTGTGAATTCTGATGCAAAACgcctattggttggtttgatcaCAATGGCCACAAATGAAGTTCAGGATGAGTTGATAAGGTCACTTCTCTTTCTATGCAAAAATGAAGGTAGCTTATGGCATGCACTACAAGGTCGTGAGGGAATTCAGCTATTAATCTCTCTTCTTGGACTCTCATCAGAGCAGCAACAGGAGTGTGCTGTTGCTCTTCTTTGTCTTCTATccaatgaaaatgatgaaagtaAGTGGGCCATTACAGCAGCTGGTGGCATACCTCCACTTGTTCAAATTCTGGAAACTGGGTCTGCCAAAGCTAAGGAAGATGCAGCAACTATCCTTGGAAACCTCTGTAATCACAGTGAAGATATCCGTGCTTGTGTTGAAAGTGCTGATGCTGTTCCTGCTTTATTGTGGCTTCTGAAGAATGGTAGCTCCAACGGGAAGGAAATTGCTGCCAAGACACTGAACCATTTGATTCACAAATCAGATACTGCAACAATTAGTCAACTCACTGCACTATTAACTAGTGATCTTCCGGAGTCCAAAATTTATGTCTTGGATGCATTGAAAAGTTTGCTCTCTGTGGCCTCTCTGAGCGATATGTTGCGTGAAGGCAGTGCAGCAAATGATGCAGTTGAGACGATGATAAAGATATTAAGCTCTACCAAGGAAGAGACTCAGGCTAAGTCTTCTTCAGCTCTTGCTGCAATTTTCCATCTCAGGAAGGACCTGCGAGAAAGTACCCTTGCTGTGAAGACTTTGTGGTCACTTGTGAAGCTTCTGAATGCTGAACCTGAATCCATCTTAGTGGACACGTCACGCTGCCTTGCTGCAATATTTCTCTCTATTAGAGAAAGCCGTGACATTGCAGCAATTGCTAGAGATGCATTGCCTTCATTAATGGTGCTTGCAAAGTCCTCAGTTTTACAAGTTGCAGAGCAAGCAGTATGTGCTTTGGCCAATCTTCTTTTGGATCCCGAGGTGTCTGAGAAAGCAGTTCCTGAAGAAATTATCTTGCCTGCTACTAGAGTTCTTCGTGAAGGCACAActggtggaaggacccatgccGCAGCAGCAATTGCTCGTCTTCTTCAATTTAGTGAGGTTAATCCTGCCTTGACTGATTGCGTTAACCGTTGTGGAACAGTTCTTGCATTAATTTCTTTCCTGGAATCAACTGGAAGCGACTCTGTTGCTATATCAGAAGCTTTAGATGCACTTTGTTTCCTCTCAAGGCTGGAAGGAGCTAGTGGTATCAAACCTGCATGGGCAGTTCTAGCTGAATATCCAAATAGCATAAGTCCTGTGGTTTCATGCATTGCTGATGCCTCATCGGTGTTGCAAGACAAAGCTATTGAAATATTGTCTAGACTCTGCCAAGCTCAGCCCACTGTTCTTGGCGATGCTATCGCTTGTGCCTATGGATGCATTTCTTCAGTTGCAAGAAGGGTAATCTGTTCCTCCAATGCTATGGTTAAAATAGGAGGAAGTGCACTTCTTGTTTGCGCTGCAAAAGTGAATCATCAGAGAGTGGTGGAAGATCTAAATGAATCAAAGTCTTGTGTTCCACTCATTCAATCTTTTGTTGGGATGCTAAATGCTTCAGAGTCTCTACATTTGGAAGACCAGGGGGATAAGATTGCAATAAGCATCTCCAGGAATGCCGAAGAAGCATCAAGAAAGGATGAGGTGAAGAAAAGTACTTTGGTTGTTTCGGGGGTCAATATAGCTATATGGCTACTTTCTGCTCTTGCAAGTCATGATGATACAAGTAAAGCTGAGATTATGGAGGCTGGTGCAATTGAAGTTCTTACTGAGAGAATCTCACAATCTTTTACACAGTTTACACAG ATTGATTTCAAGGAGGATAGCAGCATATGGATTTGTGGATTGCTTCTGGCTATCTTATTTCAAGATAGAGACATCATACGTGCAAACGGAACAATGAAAGCCATACCTGTGTTAGCTAATCTGCTGAAGTCAGAAGAGTCAGCAAACAGGTATTTTGCTGCACAAGCTGTAGCAAGCCTTGTCTGTAATGGTAGCAGGGGAACTCTGCTGTCTGTTGCAAATTCAGGAGCGCCATCCGGACTCATAACATTGCTTGGTTGTGCTGATGAGGATATAAAGGACCTTGTGGCACTATCAGAGGAATTTGCGTTGGTCCGTAACCCAGATGAAGTTGCACTTGAGAGATTGTTTAGGGTGGATGATATTAGGGTTGGTGCAACTTCTAGGAAAGCTATACCAGCCCTTGTTGACTTGCTAAAACCTATCCCTGATCGTCCCGGTGCACCTTTTCTAGCTCTTGGACTTCTGATTCAGCTTGCCAGAGATTGTCCTTCAAATAAGATTGTTATGGTTGAATCTGGGGCTCTGGAAGCACTGACTAAATACCTTTCACTTGGTCCACAAGATGCAACTGAGGAGGCTGCCACTGATTTGTTAGGTATCCTATTTACTACTGCTGAAATATGCAGACACGAATCTGCTTTTGGTGCTGTTGGTCAGCTAATTGCAGTTTTACGTCTTGGTGGAAGAGGGGCAAGGTATAGTGCTGCCAAAGCCTTGGAAAACCTGTTCTCAGCAGATCACATAAGGAATGCAGAATCAGCTAGACAGTCTGTTCAGCCTTTGGTTGAGATTCTGAATACTGGTCTGGAGAGGGAGCAGCATGCAGCCATTGCTGCATTAGTTAGGCTTCTCAGTGAGAATCCTTCAAAAGCTCTTGCGGTTGCAGATGTCGAGATGAATGCAGTGGATGTTCTTTGCCGAATTCTTGCATCAAGCTGCTCAATGGAGCTGAAGGGTGATGCTGCCGAGTTGTGTTCTGTTTTGTTTGGAAATACAAGAATAAGGTCTACAATGGCTGCAGCTAGATGTGTGGAGCCTTTGGTTTCTCTTCTTGTTACTGAATTTAGTCCTGCTCATCATTCTGTTGTTCGTGCATTAGATAAACTAGTGGACGACGAACAGCTGGCTGAACTAGTTGCAGCACATGGTGCAGTCATTCCCCTTGTTGGCCTTCTTTATGGACGAAATTATTTACTTCATGAAGCTATTTCTAGAGCTCTTGTGAAGTTGGGGAAAGACAGGCCTTCCTGTAAGATGGAAATGGTCAAGGCTGGAGTTATTGAGAGTGTGCTTGACATTCTGCATGAAGCACCAGATTTCCTTTGTGCTGCATTTGCTGAATTGCTCAGAATACTGACAAATAATGCTACCATTGCTAAGGGACCATCTGCTGCAAAGGTGGTAGAGCCACTTTTTGTATTGCTGATGAGACCAGAGTTTGGACCTGATGGGCAACACAGCACGCTTCAGGTCCTTGTGAATATCCTAGAGCATCCGCAGTGCCGATCTGATTATACCTTGACATCACACCAAGCTATAGAACCTCTTATTCCCTTACTTGATTCTCCCGCTTCTGCCGTGCAACAACTGGCTGCTGAGCTTCTGTCTCACCTGCTTTTAGAAGAGCACCTGCAGAAGGACCCAGTTATCCAGCAAGTGATTGGTCCCCTGGTACGGGTTCTTGGTTCTGGTATACCCATTTTGCAGCAGAGAGCTGTGAAGGCCTTAGTCTGTATTGCACTTACTTGGCCAAATGAAATTGCAAAAGAAGGTGGCGTTAATGAACTGTCTAAAGTAATAATGAATGCTGACCCTTCACTCCCTCATGCCTTGTGGGAGTCAGCTGCTGTAGTATTATCCAGTATTCTACAATTTAGCTCTGAGTTTTTTCTGGAAGTACCTGTTGTAGTGTTGGTAAGATTGCTTCGCTCTGGCTCTGAAGGCACAGTTCTTGGTGCATTAAATGCTCTTCTTGTGTTGGAGACTGATGACTCCACCAGTGCTGGAGCTATGGCTGAAAGTGGGGCGATCGAGTCTCTCTTAGAACTTCTCAGATGCCACCTTTGTGAGGAAACTGCTGCAAGACTCCTTGAGGTCTTACTGAACAATGTGAAGATTAGAGAAACAAAAGCCACCAAGTCAGCAATTGTGCCCTTGTCACAGTATCTTTTGGATCCGCAGACACAAGGGCAACAAGCAAGATTACTGGCaactcttgctcttggcgacctATTCCAGAATGAGGCTCTTGCTCGAAGCAGTGATGCTGTTTCAGCTTGCCGGGCATTGGTGAATCTGCTTGAAGATCAACCTACTGAAGAAATGAAAGTTGTCGCTATATGTGCCTTACAGAACCTTGTTATGTATAGCAGATCAAATAAGAGAGCAGTTGCGGAAGCTGGTGGTGTCCAGGTTGTGTTAGATCTGATTGGTTCAAGTGAGACAGATACATCAGTACAGGCAGCAATGTTCGTCAAGCTTCTCTTTTCCAATAACACCATTCAAGAGTATGCTTCAAGTGAAACTGTCAGGGCTATCACTG CTGCAATTGAGAAAGATTTATGGGCCTCGGGAACTGTAAATGAGGAGTACCTCAAGGCTCTGAATGCACTATTTGGAAACTTCCCCCGTCTAAGGGCTACTGAACCTGCAACCCTGAGTATTCCACATTTAGTGACATCCCTGAAGACTGGTTCCGAGGCAACTCAAGAAGCTGCTTTGGATGCTCTGTTTTTTCTCCGCCAAGCTTGGTCAGCATGTCCTGCTGAAGTTTCTCGGGCACAATCAATTGCTGCTGCAGATGCCATTCCATTGTTGCAGTATCTGATACAATCTGGCCCCCCTCGGTTTCAGGAGAAGTCAGAATTTTTACTGCAATGTTTGCCTGGGACTCTGGTGGTAATAATAAAGCGAGGGAACAACATGAGACAATCGGTTGGAAATCCAAGCGTTTTTTGCAAGCTTACCCTTGGAAATACTCCACCTCGCCAAACAAAG GTTGTTTCAACTGGTCCTAATCCAGAGTTCGATGAGAGCTTTTCATGGTCCTTTGAAAGTCCTCCTAAAGGCCAGAAGCTCCATATTTCATGCAAGAATAAGAGCAAAATGGGGAAG AGTTCATTCGGGAAGGTCACGATCCAGATTGACCGCGTAGTTATGCTGGGTGCAGTCGCTGGGGAGTACACCTTGTTGCCTGAGAGCAAAAGCGGACCCTCAAGGAATTTGGAAATAGAATTCCAATGGTCCAATAAGCAGCAAATGGAATAA